The Virgibacillus sp. SK37 region GCTTGTCAAATTGATCTCTAATGAGAAAAAAGTAATTGATTTGGAGAAAAAAATAGGGCAACGAGTAAAAACCTCAATGGAAAAAACTCAAAAAGAGTATTATTTACGAGAACAGTTGAAAGCAATTCAACAAGAACTTGGTGAAAAAGATGGTAAAAGTGGCGAAGTAAATGAACTTAGGGAAAAGATAGAGCAGTCTGATATGCCTGAGCATATTCGGCAAGTAGCCACCAAGGAACTAAGTCGTTTTGAAAAGGTACCTCAAAGTTCTGCTGAAAGTTCTGTGATAAGAAATTATTTGGATTGGTTACTACAATTGCCTTGGACAAATGCTACGGAAGATACTATTGATATTCAACGTGCAGAGAGTATTTTGAATCACGATCATTACGGCTTGGAAAAAGTAAAAGAACGTATTCTGGAATATCTAGCTGTACAGAAATTGACCAATTCTATTAAGGGACCGATTCTTTGTCTTGTTGGACCTCCTGGAGTTGGAAAAACTTCATTAGCCAAGTCGATTGCAAGATCTATTAATCGAAATTTCGTTCGTATCTCCTTAGGTGGTGTGCGCGATGAAGCTGAAATTAGGGGACATAGAAGGACTTATATTGGTGCAATGCCTGGTCGTATTATCCAGGGAATGAAAAAAGCTAAAACCATCAATCCAGTCTTTCTATTAGATGAGCTTGATAAAATGTCAAATGACTTTCGAGGAGACCCCTCCTCAGCTATGCTGGAAGTTTTAGACCCTGAGCAAAATAATAGCTTTAGTGATCACTTCATCGAAGAAACATATGATTTATCAAACGTACTCTTTATTGCCACGGCTAACTATGTTAATAATATACCTGGTCCACTTCTTGACCGTATGGAACTTATTTCTATCGCTGGTTATACAGAGGTGGAAAAACTACACATTGCGAAGGAGCATTTGCTACCTAAGCAAGTGAAAGAAAATGGGTTGAAGAAAGCTAATCTACAAGTAAGAGACGAAGCATTATTGAAAGTAATCCGTAAGTACACGCGAGAAGCCGGAGTTCGTAACTTAGAAAGACAACTAGCAGCATTGTGTAGAAAGGCTGCTAAAATTATTATTTCTAATGAAAAGAAAAGAGTTATTATTACGGAAAACAGCTTAGAAGAGCTGCTTGGAAAACCAGTTTACAGATACGGATTAATGGAGAAGGAAGATCAGGTAGGTACTGCTACTGGACTTGCATACACTTCTGCTGGGGGAGATACCCTTTCTATCGAGGTATCACAATACCCAGGAAAAGGTAAATTAACCTTAACCGGGAAATTAGGTGAAGTAATGCAAGAATCTGCTCAAGCAGCGTTTAGTTACATTAGATCAAGAGCAGAAGAATTAAATATTGACCCAGATTTCCACCAGAAATTTGATATTCACATTCATGTTCCAGAAGGGGCTACACCAAAGGACGGTCCATCCGCTGGGATAACGATGGCAACAGCGCTGGTTTCTTCACTTACAGGAAGAGCTGTAAAGAAAGAAGTAGGCATGACAGGAGAAATTACACTAAGAGGCAGAGTATTGCCAATAGGTGGATTAAAAGAGAAATCGTTAAGTGCTCATAGAGCTGGTATTAGGACAATTATAATTCCAAAAGAAAACGAAAAAAATATCGAGGACATACCTGAGAGTGTCCGTAAAGATCTTACTTTTATACCTGTTAGTCACTTGGATCAGGTATTGGAGCACGCATTAGTGGGGGAGAACAATGAAAATAACTAACGCTGAAATTGTAATTAGTGCGGTCAGTCAAAAACAATATCCTAATGATCAATTGCCGGAAATTGCTTTGGCAGGTCGTTCTAATGTAGGTAAGTCATCCTTTATTAATACCCTGATAAACCGAAAGAATTTGGCAAGAACCTCATCCAAACCCGGAAAAACACAAACGCTTAATTTTTATAAATTAAATGAAGCATTTTACTTTGTTGATGTCCCCGGTTATGGTTACGCAAAGGTTTCAAAGAAGGAAAGAGAAAAATGGGGCAAGATGATGGAAGAGTATTTCCAGACAAGAGATACTTTAAATGCTGTTATATTAATCACCGATGTCAGACATGAACCAACTTCTGCTGATATACAAATGTATGATTTTCTAAAGTATTATCAGTTACCTGTCATTGTGGTTGCAACAAAACTGGATAAGGTTCCAAAGAATAAAGTAAATGCACATTTAAAGCGAACAAAAGAAACATTAGAAATGGCAGCAGATGATTATCTATTGCCATTCTCCGCAGAAAAAGGATATGGAAAAGAAGAAGCGTGGAGTCTTTTAAAGAAATTTATTTAATAATATTGCTATCGAAGAATACATGAATACTTCGATAGCTTTTTTTATGGTCTACTATATATGTTTGGGGTTATTCAATGATTCGGAAAATAGTGTATGGTAAACAGATACAGCTATTCCCAGAATATCTCCGTCAGATACTCTCGCTCTGCAGCCGATAGTTTTTTTCGTTAGTTCGCATTTTCTTCCTACTACGAATTTACGAAATACGCCAACACTTGTAATAAAGCAAAATTGATAAACTACAGCACAGTCAGTTTGAATAAAATTCAAAAAAGTTCAATTGTTCAGTATTATATTTTAGTAACTTGGGGTATATGTAAGGTGAATGGAGCTATTATGGCTATGTTAGTAAATATGAAAGTATATGACCTTATATCGAATTTTCAGCTGCTTGGTTCTTAGTCATGCTACTTGTATACTTATTAGTACAGTTAAACAAAAGAGAAAAAATATCTAGTGAAAGGAATTTTGATCGATGAAAAGACTGAATATTTTGTTAATAACAGTTATAATTATTATAATGCTCGCAGCCTGTGGGACTGAAAAGGAAACAGAAGCAGATACTTCCACAGACGAGAAAGGAAATGATAATGGCTACAATCTTGTGGAGGAAGGAAAATTAACTTTTGCTGCTTCCGGAGAATTCAAGCCTTTTAGTTACATGGAAGGAAGCAAAATGGTAGGGTACGACATTGCAGTTGCTGAAGCTATAGCGGAAAAGCTTGGATTGGAAGCTGTTCAACAAAAAGCTAAATTTTCAGGGATCGTAACAGGTGTTAACCAAGGTCGTTATGACATCGCGGTTGCAAGCCATACGATTACAGACGAAAGGTTAGAGCAGGTGAATTTTTCTGAACCTTATTATTATTCCGGGCCGGTAATTTACACAAGATCTGATAGTGATATTGAAAAAGCTAATGATCTAAAAGGAAAAGAAATCTCCGTGTCTCGAGGTTCTACATACGTGGAAATGGCCCAGGAATATACAGATAATATACCACAAGTAGACAGTGATGTAGTTGCACTGCAGTCATTGGCAAAAGGACATCATGATGCAGTCATAACGGATGATATTACTGGGAAAACAGCAATTGATAACGGACTGGATATTGAAAATAGAGGTCAGTTAGGTGTTAGTGAACAGGCAGTAGGTGTGGCTAAGGATGATGAAAAATTACTTGAGGATATAAATGCTGCTCTTAAAGAATTGAAGAAAAGTGGCGAATTGGCAGCATTAGCAAAGAAGTGGGTCGGAGTAGATATTACTGAGAAACCAGAGAAGATAGAAGAATAATCTACTTGTCTGTAACGTGCGCAGTATTTGCGCACGTTTGTGTTTATATGGATGAAAAAGGAGTTGGATGAGTTTGTCAGCAATTATGCATTTTTTTGATGTATTCATAAATAGTTATGATGTTTTCCTTAATGGCTTATGGATAACTTTTAAATTGTCACTAGCCTCATTGGTCATAGCTTTTTTTATCGGTCTGTTTTTCGCAGTTTTAAAAATCTCGAATATACGGGTTCTTGAATGGATCGCTGATGCTTACATTTGGATTGTTAGAGGAACACCACTAATCGTACAAATATTTATTCTGTTTTATGGTTTAACAGATATATTATTAATACCAATGTTTTGGGCAGGGGTGGCTGGACTTGCTTTTCATAGTGGGGCATATATAGCCGAGATAATTAGAGGTGCTATTCAGTCGATTGAGAAAGGCCAGAGGGAAGCTGGAAGGTCGCTTGGAATGAGTCCGAGTTTAACTATGCGCAGAATCATTCTTCCTCAAGCCTTTAGAAGGGCAGTACCCTCTCTAGGTAATCAGTTTATTATAGGTATAAAGGATTCTTCCTTAGTTTCTTTTATAGGGATGCAAGATTTATTTGGGGTAGCAAGTACAATGGGGTCAAACAGCTTTGATTATTTAACATATTTCTTTACAGTTGCAGTATATTATTTATTCATCGTATTAGTATTAACAATATTGGTTAACCGTATTGAAAAACGATTGGCAGTTAGTGATTAAAAAGAAGGGAGAGCACAATGGACACGAAAAAGGAGATTATTCATGTAGATAAATTGAATAAGTCATTTGGTAATTTACACGTTTTAAAGGATATTGATTTAACAGTTATGGAAAGCGAGGTTGTTGTATTAATTGGGGCAAGTGGTTCAGGAAAAAGTACATTGCTCCGTTGCTTAAATTTTTTAGAAATGAAAAATAGTGGAGATATTTTTCTTGATGAGGAAAAGATTAATAAAAGCACACATAATTTAAATGATATTAGACAACGAGTGGGCATGGTGTTTCAGCATTTCAATCTTTTTCCACATAAAACGGTACTCGGAAATGTAATTGAAGCTCCTATTCATGTAAAAGGAGAAAATAAAATAAATGCTACAAAGGAAGGGAAAAAACTGTTAGATAAAGTGGGGTTGGGGGATAAATATGACGTTTATCCTTCCACACTATCTGGTGGTCAAAAACAACGGGTGGCTATTGCTCGTGCTCTTGCTATGAAACCGGAAGTTATGTTGTTCGATGAACCAACATCAGCTTTGGATCCAGAGCTTGTAGGTGAGGTGCTTTCCACAATGAAGGAACTTGCTGAAGAAGGAATGACCATGGTAGTAGTTACTCATGAAATGGGCTTTGCACGAGAAGTAGGTGACCGAGTTGTGTATATGCATGATGGCAGGATCATTGAATATGGCCGCCCGAATGAAATATTCGATCAACCTAAAGAGGAGCGAACTCGAGCCTTTCTTAGCTCCATACTATAGTACTTAACCTATCTAAAAAAAGAACCTCATCTCTCACTCAATAGAAGAGGTTCTTTTTATTTTTAATTCCAGACGTTTTTACTTCTATTCTTGAAAGGTTAAAATCTACTTCTTTCTCTTTAATAAATAGATTCCTAGAATAATAAGGATAATTGGCCAAAAACGTTCTAAATAATCAATTAACACATAGATCCATGTCAGCCATTCAGGTAATTGAACAGAAAATATAAATACGAGAGCTAAACTAATGAGTAATAATCCAGGAAATAAGCCTTCCTTCGTTTTGGTGTATTTAATAAGAAAGGCAATCCCAATTATTAATAAATAAACTCCCCAATGATCGATCCAGAAAGAATAATTTTGTACTCCGTGAAAATGAATACCAAAGCCAAGTAAAATTGTACCGACAAATAAATTTTGATAGTGCTTCGCTGTATAGCTATGTATAAGAAAAGCTAACCCTATAATAATAAGTAACGTCTGCCATGAATAAAAATTGGTGATAATAGGTAACCGTAATTCTTTTAACAAAAAGTAAATTCCAATGCCAATGATGATATACGCTGCTAAGCTATTCTTCCTCATATGTTCACCCCATTTTACCATCTTGTTTTCTTGCTATATGTAATTCAATGTGATAAAGTACATTCGGGTTACACAATTTACAATATAGTTACGTATCATCTTAACATATAGTTTCAGAATGTGTTCACATTTTAGCTGAAACTCATGTTTCATCCATGTTATAATTAGTATTGACTGAGATTTATTTTATATAAGTGGGATATAATATTAGTGTAAACATTAATCATTTTCACTGTGCGTTTGTCTATTTAGACCAGCGCTTTACAGGTTGGGGGTAGATCATGTGCATATCATTAAAGTAGGATTCAATTATAAATCAGCCCCTGTGGAAGTCAGGGAAAAACTAACCTTTGCCGAGCATACCCTTCCTGATGCCTTAAATAATTTGAAGCAGCAGAAGAGTATCTTGGAAAATGTAATAGTTTCAACATGTAATCGAACAGAAATTTATGCAGTTGTGGATCAGCTTCATACTGGTCGTTACTATATAAAACAATTTTTAGCTGACTGGTTTCAATTAGAAAAAGAAGCATTTACGTCGTATCTCCGTATTTCTGAAAATGACGGTGCTTTAGAGCATTTATTTCGTGTTACATCAGGACTTGATTCAATGATCATAGGGGAAACCCAGATACTCGGACAAATAAGACAAGCTTTTTTTACTGCGCAAGATGCAAAAACAACAGGGACTATCTTTAATCAGCTTTTTAAACAAGCAGTTACATTTGGAAAACGAATGCAGAAAGAAACAACAATCGGTGAAAATGCTGTATCCGTTAGTTATGCTGCTGTAGAACTTGCAAAGAAGATATTTGGGGATCTCCTAAATAAACATGTTGTAATTCTGGGTGCTGGCAAAATGGGAGAATTGGCTGCTAAAAACCTTCAAGGGTCTGGTGCGACGGAAATCACGGTAATTAATCGTACATTGGAAAAGGCTGAAGCGTTAGCTGAAAAGTTTTCAGCAAAAGCAGATCACTTCGATAATTTGCTTCCTGTTTTGCAAAAAGCAGATATACTAATTAGTTCAACAGGGTCAGAAGAACTTGTGCTTACAAAACAGTCTTTGGCTGCTATTCAGAAGAAAAGAAAGGGAAATCCTTTATTTCTCGTAGATATTGCTGTGCCAAGAGATTTAGATCCGCATATTGGCGAGCTTGAGAACGTATTTTTATACGATATTGATGATTTACAACATATTGTGGATGAGAATCTTCAAGCGAGAAAAGCAGCTGCTGAGCAAATTGAGATTCAAGTTGAAGAAGAAATTGTGTTATTTAAAGAGTGGTTAAAAACTTTAGGAGTAGTTCCTGTTATTTCCGCGCTTCGCCAAAAGGCTCTTTCTATTCAAGCAGAAACGATGAAAAGTATTGAACGAAAGATCCCGGATTTAACAGTAAGAGAGAAAAAGGTATTGAATAAGCATACTAAAAGTATTATTAATCAGCTTCTTAAAGAGCCGGTTACACAAGCAAAGGAACTGGCTGATAGTAAAAATGCAGATGAGTCATTAGCATTGTTTGTCAATATTTTTGGTATTGAAGAAGAAGTGAAAGAAGAGTTAGCTAAACAAGTAGTTAAAAAAAAGAATAATAATGAAGAAAACAACGAGAAAGAAGTGTCCTTTCCAAATATTAGTCCATTAACTACTTTTTAAGCTGAAAGGATTCTAACTATGTTCGAATTAAAATGGGTTTATGAATTTATTTTAATTATTTATGGCTTAAGTTTGGTTAGTTACTTCCTTGATTTTATCCAAGATAACCGGAGAGCAAATCGGATTGCTTTCTGGTTACTTAGTATGGTTTGGGTTATTCAAACCCTTTTTTTATTGCTTGAAGCAGTCATAGAAAGAAATTTTCCAGTAATTACCCTAAACGATGGCCTGTTTTTTTATGCTTGGGTACTTGTTACAATATCCTTAATCGTTAATAAGCTGTTTACGATTCATTTTATCGCTTTTTTTACTAATTTATTTGGTTTTTTTATTATGTTATTTCATATCTCGACAGTTGCTCAAAATGACATGAAAGCAAATGGCATCCAACTGGTGCATGAAATTTTGGTCAGCCATATAACATTAGCAATCGTATCTTATGGTTTTTTTACTGTATCTTTCTTAATTTCTGTAATGTACTTAGTTCAATACAAGTTGCTCAAGAAGAAAAAAGGATTTAAGTGGATGTGGCGATTTGGTGATTTAAATAAATTGGACACCTTTTCCTTTCGAGCAGTAACAATAGGAGTACCTTTACTGTTAATAGGGATTATACTTGGTTTCGTATGGGCATACTCTTCCAGCGCGGAGTTTTATTGGTTTGATCTCAAAACAATAGGGTCTATACTTGTATTAGCTGTGTATATATTATATTTAATCTTACGACTGGTAGGGGGCTACAAAGGGAAGACGATAGCAATTTACAATACCGCTGCGTTCTTAGTTCTTTTAATTAACTTCTTTTTATTTAGCTTGCTATCAAATTTTCATTTTTCATTTTAGGAGGAGTTTAGTTGCGTAAAATAGTTGTTGGCTCAAGAAAGAGTAACCTTGCATTAACACAAACAAATTGGGTGATTGACCAGTTGAAAAAAGCTGGGGTTGAAAATGATTTCGAAGTGAAAAAAATTGTAACAAAAGGGGATAAAATTCTTGATGTCACCTTGTCAAAAGTAGGAGGAAAAGGCCTATTTGTGAAAGAAATTGAACAAGCTATGTATAATAAGGAAATAGACTTTGCCGTTCATAGTATGAAAGATATGCCTTCAGTTATGCCAGAAGGACTTGTAATTGCATCGATCCCTGATCGGGAAGATCACCGAGATGCTTATATTGCAAAAAACAACATCCCATTTCATGAACTTCCTGCAGGAGCTATTGTTGGTACAAGTAGCTTACGGCGATCTGCTCAGATACTTGCAGAGAGACCAGACGTATCTATTAAATGGATCAGAGGTAATATTGAAACTAGATTACGGAAGCTCGAGGAAGAAGATTATGATGCCATTATTTTGGCGGTATCTGGATTAAAACGCGTTGGATTAAGTGAAGAGTTAATAACCGAATACCTCGAACCGGAAGTTTGTGTCCCCGCTGTAGGTCAGGGTGCTTTAGCTATTCAATGTAGAGAAGATGATACGGAGATGCGCACATTATTGGAAAAGTTAAATAATGCGTATACTACCAAAACTGTGGCTGCAGAAAGAACCTTCTTGCGTTTGTTAGAAGGAGGATGCCAGGTTCCTATTGGGGGGTACGCTTATTTGGAAGGCGAAGAAATTATCCTAACTGCATTAGTTGGCACCCCAGATGGAAA contains the following coding sequences:
- the lon gene encoding endopeptidase La; this translates as MIKETIQLPLLPLRGLLVFPSMVLHLDVGRDKSIAALEKAMMGDQTIFLAAQKKVSIDEPDPDEIFQVGTVAKVNQMLKLPNGTIRVLVEGLYRAEIARFIEDDDEFMVEYVRIEEVHEDENEEEALMRSLLEQFEQYTKISRKVTKDIYSTVADIEEPGRLADIITSHLTLRINEKQELLEMVNVRKRLQRLVKLISNEKKVIDLEKKIGQRVKTSMEKTQKEYYLREQLKAIQQELGEKDGKSGEVNELREKIEQSDMPEHIRQVATKELSRFEKVPQSSAESSVIRNYLDWLLQLPWTNATEDTIDIQRAESILNHDHYGLEKVKERILEYLAVQKLTNSIKGPILCLVGPPGVGKTSLAKSIARSINRNFVRISLGGVRDEAEIRGHRRTYIGAMPGRIIQGMKKAKTINPVFLLDELDKMSNDFRGDPSSAMLEVLDPEQNNSFSDHFIEETYDLSNVLFIATANYVNNIPGPLLDRMELISIAGYTEVEKLHIAKEHLLPKQVKENGLKKANLQVRDEALLKVIRKYTREAGVRNLERQLAALCRKAAKIIISNEKKRVIITENSLEELLGKPVYRYGLMEKEDQVGTATGLAYTSAGGDTLSIEVSQYPGKGKLTLTGKLGEVMQESAQAAFSYIRSRAEELNIDPDFHQKFDIHIHVPEGATPKDGPSAGITMATALVSSLTGRAVKKEVGMTGEITLRGRVLPIGGLKEKSLSAHRAGIRTIIIPKENEKNIEDIPESVRKDLTFIPVSHLDQVLEHALVGENNENN
- the yihA gene encoding ribosome biogenesis GTP-binding protein YihA/YsxC, with amino-acid sequence MKITNAEIVISAVSQKQYPNDQLPEIALAGRSNVGKSSFINTLINRKNLARTSSKPGKTQTLNFYKLNEAFYFVDVPGYGYAKVSKKEREKWGKMMEEYFQTRDTLNAVILITDVRHEPTSADIQMYDFLKYYQLPVIVVATKLDKVPKNKVNAHLKRTKETLEMAADDYLLPFSAEKGYGKEEAWSLLKKFI
- a CDS encoding transporter substrate-binding domain-containing protein, encoding MKRLNILLITVIIIIMLAACGTEKETEADTSTDEKGNDNGYNLVEEGKLTFAASGEFKPFSYMEGSKMVGYDIAVAEAIAEKLGLEAVQQKAKFSGIVTGVNQGRYDIAVASHTITDERLEQVNFSEPYYYSGPVIYTRSDSDIEKANDLKGKEISVSRGSTYVEMAQEYTDNIPQVDSDVVALQSLAKGHHDAVITDDITGKTAIDNGLDIENRGQLGVSEQAVGVAKDDEKLLEDINAALKELKKSGELAALAKKWVGVDITEKPEKIEE
- a CDS encoding amino acid ABC transporter permease translates to MSLSAIMHFFDVFINSYDVFLNGLWITFKLSLASLVIAFFIGLFFAVLKISNIRVLEWIADAYIWIVRGTPLIVQIFILFYGLTDILLIPMFWAGVAGLAFHSGAYIAEIIRGAIQSIEKGQREAGRSLGMSPSLTMRRIILPQAFRRAVPSLGNQFIIGIKDSSLVSFIGMQDLFGVASTMGSNSFDYLTYFFTVAVYYLFIVLVLTILVNRIEKRLAVSD
- a CDS encoding amino acid ABC transporter ATP-binding protein, giving the protein MDTKKEIIHVDKLNKSFGNLHVLKDIDLTVMESEVVVLIGASGSGKSTLLRCLNFLEMKNSGDIFLDEEKINKSTHNLNDIRQRVGMVFQHFNLFPHKTVLGNVIEAPIHVKGENKINATKEGKKLLDKVGLGDKYDVYPSTLSGGQKQRVAIARALAMKPEVMLFDEPTSALDPELVGEVLSTMKELAEEGMTMVVVTHEMGFAREVGDRVVYMHDGRIIEYGRPNEIFDQPKEERTRAFLSSIL
- a CDS encoding LiaI-LiaF-like domain-containing protein is translated as MRKNSLAAYIIIGIGIYFLLKELRLPIITNFYSWQTLLIIIGLAFLIHSYTAKHYQNLFVGTILLGFGIHFHGVQNYSFWIDHWGVYLLIIGIAFLIKYTKTKEGLFPGLLLISLALVFIFSVQLPEWLTWIYVLIDYLERFWPIILIILGIYLLKRKK
- the hemA gene encoding glutamyl-tRNA reductase translates to MHIIKVGFNYKSAPVEVREKLTFAEHTLPDALNNLKQQKSILENVIVSTCNRTEIYAVVDQLHTGRYYIKQFLADWFQLEKEAFTSYLRISENDGALEHLFRVTSGLDSMIIGETQILGQIRQAFFTAQDAKTTGTIFNQLFKQAVTFGKRMQKETTIGENAVSVSYAAVELAKKIFGDLLNKHVVILGAGKMGELAAKNLQGSGATEITVINRTLEKAEALAEKFSAKADHFDNLLPVLQKADILISSTGSEELVLTKQSLAAIQKKRKGNPLFLVDIAVPRDLDPHIGELENVFLYDIDDLQHIVDENLQARKAAAEQIEIQVEEEIVLFKEWLKTLGVVPVISALRQKALSIQAETMKSIERKIPDLTVREKKVLNKHTKSIINQLLKEPVTQAKELADSKNADESLALFVNIFGIEEEVKEELAKQVVKKKNNNEENNEKEVSFPNISPLTTF
- a CDS encoding cytochrome c biogenesis protein, whose amino-acid sequence is MFELKWVYEFILIIYGLSLVSYFLDFIQDNRRANRIAFWLLSMVWVIQTLFLLLEAVIERNFPVITLNDGLFFYAWVLVTISLIVNKLFTIHFIAFFTNLFGFFIMLFHISTVAQNDMKANGIQLVHEILVSHITLAIVSYGFFTVSFLISVMYLVQYKLLKKKKGFKWMWRFGDLNKLDTFSFRAVTIGVPLLLIGIILGFVWAYSSSAEFYWFDLKTIGSILVLAVYILYLILRLVGGYKGKTIAIYNTAAFLVLLINFFLFSLLSNFHFSF
- the hemC gene encoding hydroxymethylbilane synthase, whose amino-acid sequence is MRKIVVGSRKSNLALTQTNWVIDQLKKAGVENDFEVKKIVTKGDKILDVTLSKVGGKGLFVKEIEQAMYNKEIDFAVHSMKDMPSVMPEGLVIASIPDREDHRDAYIAKNNIPFHELPAGAIVGTSSLRRSAQILAERPDVSIKWIRGNIETRLRKLEEEDYDAIILAVSGLKRVGLSEELITEYLEPEVCVPAVGQGALAIQCREDDTEMRTLLEKLNNAYTTKTVAAERTFLRLLEGGCQVPIGGYAYLEGEEIILTALVGTPDGKTILKEEVRGKDPEVVGEIAANLLIKQGAKEIVEKVKEELDQ